Proteins encoded by one window of Anas platyrhynchos isolate ZD024472 breed Pekin duck chromosome 14, IASCAAS_PekinDuck_T2T, whole genome shotgun sequence:
- the SHROOM1 gene encoding protein Shroom1 translates to MALSGNEIERWAHGQGGRIGELVEPAASPDSSRVSPVTSLGSTEQLLHLPGRADSAYSSFSGGSNIPEYPTPSCYGEHCSLPPEQVPYMDSEYVRGIYNLSAANADLRWLPPHKAPDPGSRGISPSAGLAGGCGSTPSPGAPSQGPPPSPPVRLDSFRVARHLENTRRRRSSGSPSEGSAQPAHVDVSWSQNRAEIPEPEAAGRKPVQHKGWWSAGSAEGGSESKGLGLRTAENAERSSAQKPVKRSNAHVFSRPSSFIFQEYLRTDSVANVSKMFSAYNSAHAHKIPDETSSKPYPPGHANPRTVNDTQEDKQHPCSVRRPAFRETDPRGVVPEPSRWKGSLLCAQCPLRAELDWDVFEDICDLQYMEHAPLTKNASGKLGSCRDGKQCSNSKGELGSGAGEPLLSPQAKTQKASVSCSSRADHTDDADHTALLRPKEDSASQLLNEVRKEKQASNSDPELSMHLEQEEAPAPYQKYQPGLQKQLSRELRDDLAGEQISRQTTPMLYYLAGGKATNILHHHKLAQCQEGSRSSPEEFPTSSQAPSVRSGEIRRESSQLQPASLHHRCADDGLNEAEDLVLGSPASSMDESFKNDYREKLKVAQKKVLRETSFKRKDLQMSLPVRLRQKPSKRPSIEHLRSFSLSGANEEAKLAPCSPPPLEPLERFNRDREIERPQRGQTGGRKRETKEEKKLCYSEPEKLDQLADKEAPWNQARGERTEPGTEAARRKTLENRGRALSSSSISRTELKQIQHTALVEYMERKISQRPGGTQHVPLHKPPLQKRPSLPKWPPSNPNGSRKMQSDEVFCQASSEEPPPDVFSPSALVLPPSVAGRCGPSSATAGSVPSEPSPCPAAVGSRGSEQTPAESLPGAGAPAAAPAAERPESTPPAAQDADRGASSASGAVSPPQPRESCLGIPSFHDPVGGGCQNHEQDNDISGHSRQDAEELAPETSIASPRSSSKEDAQVEKECRAGSPTGSALTERPEQQLKASDAAVPQEKGTCCHTVLAQSDQGDKNEPRGLFAKEAAVLDSPEDVLQERETNPSKRRLGSAEDQRYQELAMEIVAKDSSLVDILMPYPVRKTALDLMEGLFPADISMLDRSHRRKADGQQAQGNDRKSNGDAPEECSEPELNAKQRSDSPICKGNQTPNPSGGDTKDLDDITCKKLELVSSLRSKLQALWEDRELVLSEASECTARGKELEATVHDVCKPNEFERYLMFIGDLEKVVSLLLCLSSRLARVQNAMRKIDGNTDAEEKQSLNERHKLLSRQREDAKDLKENLDRRGRVVSGILAKYLTEQQLQDYRRFVQEKTSLLIEQKDLEEQIKFFEEQLENLEKSIPL, encoded by the exons ATGGCTCTGTCTGGGAACGAGATAGAAAGATGGGCTCATGGGCAAGGCGGCCGAATTGGAGAGCTGGTGGAGCCCGCGGCCTCCCCTGACAGCAGCCGTGTGTCTCCAGTGACGTCCCTTGGCAGCAcggagcagctcctgcacctccCTGGCAGGGCAGACTCTGCTTACAGCTCTTTCTCAGGGGGATCAAACATCCCGGAGTATCCCACCCCATCGTGCTACGGCGAGCACTGCTCTTTGCCTCCCGAGCAGGTACCGTACATGGACTCAGAGTACGTGAGGGGGATTTATAACCTCAGTGCAGCAAACGCTGATCTCAGGTGGCTGCCTCCGCACAAGGCACCAGACCCGGGCAGCCGGGGCATCTCTCCCAGCGCTGGGCTCGCGGGGGGCTGTGGAAGCACTCCTTCCCCCGGGGCTCCCAGCCAGGGACCGCCACCCTCTCCTCCCGTGCGACTCGACAGCTTCAGGGTCGCCAGGCACCTTGAAAACACGAGAAGGAGGCGTAGCTCTGGAAGCCCCAGCGAGGGCAGTGCGCAGCCAGCTCACGTGGACGTGTCGTGGAGCCAGAACAGGGCTGAAATCCCTGAGCCTGAGGCAGCCGGGAGAAAGCCTGTGCAACACAAAGGTTGGTGGTCTGCTGGTTCTGCAGAGGGGGGGTCTGAATCAAAAGGTCTGGGGCTAAGGAcagcagaaaatgcagagaggagCTCAGCCCAAAAACCTGTGAAGAGGAGTAATGCCCATGTTTTCAGCAGGCCATCTTCGTTCATTTTTCAGGAATATTTAAGGACTGACTCTGTGGCTAACGTCTcgaaaatgttttctgcttacAATTCAGCTCATGCTCATAAAATTCCTGACGAGACGAGCTCCAAGCCCTATCCTCCGGGGCATGCCAACCCTCGCACTGTTAATGATACACAGGAAGACAAACAGCATCCCTGCAGCGTGCGCAGGCCAGCTTTCAGAGAAACAGATCCGCGAGGCGTGGTGCCAGAGCCCAGCCGGTGGAAAGGGTCCTTGCTCTGCGCCCAGTGCCCGCTCCGTGCCGAGCTGGACTGGGATGTGTTTGAGGACATTTGTGACTTACAATATATGGAGCATGCTCCTCTAACTAAAAATGCATCCGGGAAGCTGGGCAGTTGTAGAGATGGAAAGCAGTGCTCTAACTCCAAAGGAGAGCTCGGGAGTGGTGCTGGGGAACCGCTCCTGAGTccccaagccaaaacacagaaaGCGTCGGTGTCCTGCAGCTCCCGTGCTGACCACACAGATGATGCCGACCACACAGCTTTGCTCAGACCAAAGGAGGATTCCGCATCACAACTTCTAAATGaagtcaggaaagaaaaacaagccagTAACAGTGATCCTGAGCTTAGCATGCATCTGGAGCAAGAGGAGGCTCCTGCTCCCTATCAGAAATACCAACCTGGACTTCAAAAACAGCTCTCGAGAGAGCTGCGGGACGATCTTGCTGGTGAACAAATAAGCAGGCAGACGACTCCCATGCTTTACTACCTTGCTGGGGGAAAAGCCACCAACATCCTGCACCACCACAAGCTCGCCCAGTGTCAAGAGGGCTCAAGGAGCTCGCCAGAGGAATTTCCAACAAGCAGCCAGGCTCCCTCGGTGAGGAGTGGAGAGATACGGAGGGAaagcagccagctccagccagccagCCTGCACCACCGGTGTGCTGATGACGGTCTGAATGAGGCTGAAGATCTCGTTCTCGGGAGTCCTGCTTCATCCATGGATGAGAGTTTCAAGAATGACTACAGAGAGAAACTTAAAGTGGCCCAGAAAAAGGTTCTGAGAGAAAcctcctttaaaagaaaagacttGCAGATGAGTTTGCCTGTTAGGCTGAGACAGAAGCCGTCCAAGAGGCCTTCAATCGAACACCTGAGATCTTTCTCATTATCCGGGGCAAATGAGGAAGCCAAACTCGCTCCTTGTTCCCCTCCTCCTCTGGAACCCTTAGAAAGGTTCAACAGAGATAGAGAAATAGAGAGGCCACAAAGGGGTCAAacagggggaaggaaaagggaaacaaaagaggaaaagaaactcTGTTATTCTGAGCCCGAGAAACTCGATCAGCTCGCAGACAAGGAAGCCCCGTGGAACCAGGCCAGGGGTGAAAGGACTGAGCCGGGAACAGAGGCAGCCAGGAGAAAGACCCTGGAAAACAGAGGGAGGGCACTGTCCAGCTCCAGCATCTCCCGGACAGAGCTGAAACAAATCCAGCACACGGCGCTGGTTGAATACATGGAACGAAAGATTAGCCAAAGACCAGGAGGCACGCAGCACGTCCCGCTGCATAAACCACCCCTGCAGAAGAGGCCCTCGCTTCCCAAGTGGCCTCCTTCCAACCCCAACGGGAGCAGGAAGATGCAAAGCGATGAGGTTTTCTGCCAAGCTTCCTCTGAAGAACCACCACCAGATGTTTTCTCTCCTTCGGCACTCGTCCTCCCCCCGAGTGTGGCCGGCAGATGtggccccagctctgccactgctGGATCGGTGCCCTCGGAGCCCAGCCCATGTCCTGCAGCCGTGGGGAGCCGTGGCTCTGAGCAGACACCAGCCGAAAGCCTCCCCGGGGCtggagctcctgctgctgccccggcTGCTGAGAGACCCGAGTCAacgcctcctgctgcacag GACGCGGACAGAGGTGCCAGCAGTGCCAGCGGGGCCGTGTCACCACCTCAGCCTCGTGAGAGCTGCCTCGGCATCCCCAG CTTCCACGATCCTGTGGGAGGTGGGTGCCAGAATCACGAACAAGACAATGATATAAGTGGACACTCTCGTCAGGACGCCGAGGAACTAGCTCCTGAAACCTCTATTGCCAGCccgagaagcagcagcaaggaaGATGCCCAAGTGGAGAAGGAATGCCGAGCCGGATCTCCGACTGGCAGTGCTTTAACGGAGCGCCCAGAGCAGCAGCTAAAGGCAAGCGATGCTGCAGTGCCTCAGGAGAAAGGAACGTGCTGCCACACGGTGCTGGCTCAGTCTGACCAAGGAGACAAAAATGAACCCAGAGGTTTATTTGCAAAGGAAGCAGCTGTGCTCGACAGCCCAGAGGATGTTCTGCAGGAGAGAGAGACAAATCCGTCCAAAAGGAGACTGGGGTCTGCTGAGGACCAGCGATACCAAGAACTTGCGATGGAGATTGTTGCCAAAGACAGTTCTCTGGTTGATATTCTCATGCCTTATCCAGTGAGAAAAACTGCTCTGGACCTGATGGAGGGTCTTTTTCCTGCTGACATTTCCATGCTGGATAGATCACACAGAAGAAAGGCAGATGGGCAGCAAGCACAGGGGAACGA CAGGAAAAGCAATGGAGATGCACCAGAAGAATGTTCTGAACCTGAACTCAATGCCAAGCAAAGGAGCGACAGCCCCATTTGTAAGGGAAACCAGACCCCGAACCCAAGCGGAGGTGACACAAAGGACCTGGATGACATCACGTGTAAGAAA ctggAACTCGTCTCCAGCCTGCGCTCCAAGCTGCAGGCGCTGTGGGAGGACAGGGAGCTGGTCCTCTCGGAAGCCAGCGAGTGCACCGCGCGTGGCAAGGAGCTGGAGGCCACGGTGCACGACGTCTGCAAGCCCAATGAGTTCGAGCGCTACCTGATGTTCATCGGGGACCTGGAGAAGGTGGTgagcctgctgctctgcctgtccAGCCGCCTCGCCCGCGTCCAGAACGCCATGAGGAAGATCGACGGCAATACAGATGCCGAGGAGAAG